Proteins found in one Acinetobacter sp. XH1741 genomic segment:
- the adeR gene encoding efflux system response regulator transcription factor AdeR: MFEASFSFDCRDKQILVVEDEYDIGDIIEQYLKREGMRVIRAMNGKQAIEIHAAQPIDLILLDIKLPELNGWEVLSKIRQKAQTPVIMLTALDQDIDKVMALRIGADDFVVKPFNPNEVVARVQAVLRRTHQNKQAAVKNLFYKNIEINTEIHSVYINQVDKKTLLNLTLTEYKILLLMINQPHRVFTRGELMNQCLPDSDALERTVDSHVSKLRKKLEEQGLEQMLINVRGVGYRLDHPQE; the protein is encoded by the coding sequence ATGTTCGAAGCTTCATTTTCTTTTGATTGCCGTGATAAACAGATTCTTGTTGTAGAAGATGAATACGATATTGGGGACATTATTGAGCAGTATTTAAAACGTGAAGGTATGCGAGTCATTCGAGCAATGAATGGTAAGCAGGCAATCGAAATTCACGCTGCACAACCTATTGATTTGATCTTACTTGATATTAAATTGCCTGAGCTTAATGGTTGGGAAGTACTCAGTAAAATTCGTCAAAAAGCCCAAACACCTGTCATTATGCTGACTGCATTAGATCAAGATATTGATAAGGTTATGGCATTACGAATTGGTGCAGATGATTTTGTGGTTAAGCCATTCAATCCAAATGAAGTGGTTGCACGTGTTCAGGCTGTTTTAAGAAGAACCCATCAAAACAAACAAGCTGCTGTCAAAAATCTGTTTTATAAAAATATTGAAATTAATACCGAGATTCATAGCGTGTATATCAATCAGGTAGATAAGAAAACCTTACTCAACCTGACATTAACCGAATATAAAATATTACTCCTCATGATTAATCAGCCACATAGGGTATTTACACGTGGTGAATTAATGAATCAGTGCTTACCCGACAGTGATGCTCTAGAAAGAACGGTAGATAGTCACGTCAGTAAACTAAGAAAAAAACTAGAAGAGCAAGGACTTGAACAAATGTTAATTAATGTCCGCGGTGTTGGGTATAGATTAGATCATCCACAAGAATGA
- a CDS encoding TetR/AcrR family transcriptional regulator, with the protein MTTSRRRPKHDPKESEREILEAAEQFLNEHHFRDLNIDEVMRRTGLKRPAFYVHFRDKHDLTLRLVENIAKELFSITERWLAGNNLQDDLERALVDSINVYMQHGRLLRAFVEAASGDERVDTVYRAIIQDFIKAAAQHIRAEQQTGNIKQNLDVDETAKALIWLEERYLSEAFGRSSPVEPEVVIRVLRNIWTSTLYVNK; encoded by the coding sequence ATGACAACCTCTCGCCGTAGACCTAAACATGATCCAAAAGAATCTGAGCGAGAAATATTAGAAGCTGCTGAACAGTTTTTAAATGAACATCATTTTCGTGACCTCAATATTGATGAAGTCATGCGACGTACAGGCTTAAAACGTCCAGCTTTTTATGTCCATTTTCGTGATAAACACGATCTTACGCTCCGTCTTGTTGAGAATATTGCTAAAGAATTGTTCAGTATCACAGAACGGTGGTTGGCAGGAAATAATCTTCAAGACGATCTAGAGCGTGCCTTAGTCGACTCTATAAATGTCTATATGCAACATGGTCGTTTATTAAGAGCTTTTGTCGAAGCAGCAAGTGGAGACGAACGTGTTGATACTGTTTATCGAGCTATAATTCAAGACTTTATCAAGGCTGCTGCTCAACATATAAGAGCGGAACAACAAACAGGGAACATTAAACAAAATTTAGATGTCGACGAAACAGCAAAAGCACTAATCTGGTTGGAAGAGCGTTATCTTTCAGAAGCATTCGGCCGTTCATCTCCTGTAGAACCAGAAGTCGTTATCCGTGTACTTCGAAATATTTGGACTTCAACACTTTATGTGAACAAATAA
- a CDS encoding TetR/AcrR family transcriptional regulator: protein MPHLEISSKKLKVVQTAIHLFTTHGFHTAGIDLIVKESEIPKATLYNFFGSKEGLIEMCIVFQKSLLKEEVLAIIYSNRYYTSSDKLKEIVRLHVCFNSPYHLLLKAIFEIKLVYSQSYRMVVEYRKWLLHEIFDLIFSLETCAIKPDASMVLNLIDGLMFQFLSSNSLEERDLVLEQFFKSSI from the coding sequence ATGCCACATTTAGAAATCTCTTCCAAAAAACTAAAGGTCGTCCAAACGGCGATACACTTATTTACCACTCATGGTTTTCACACAGCGGGAATAGACCTGATTGTGAAAGAGTCAGAAATACCCAAAGCCACGCTTTATAATTTTTTTGGCTCAAAAGAAGGTCTGATTGAAATGTGCATTGTCTTTCAAAAAAGCCTGCTTAAAGAAGAAGTACTAGCGATCATTTATTCAAACCGCTACTACACTTCAAGTGACAAACTCAAAGAAATTGTACGTTTACATGTCTGTTTTAATAGCCCTTATCATTTGCTGTTAAAAGCCATATTTGAAATTAAACTCGTTTATTCGCAGAGTTACCGCATGGTAGTTGAATATCGAAAATGGCTACTTCATGAGATTTTTGATCTGATTTTTAGTCTAGAAACTTGTGCAATAAAACCAGATGCCAGCATGGTGTTAAACCTAATCGATGGTTTGATGTTCCAGTTTTTAAGTTCCAATAGTTTGGAAGAAAGGGATCTGGTGCTAGAGCAGTTTTTTAAATCAAGTATTTGA
- a CDS encoding NAD(P)/FAD-dependent oxidoreductase: protein MSTSNQNTIIDVLIIGAGISGISAAYHLKKYRPNTTFTMLEGRDEIGGTWSLFRYPGIRSDSDMQSFAFGFKPWTNKRVFGSAQMICDYLQETITENDIESHIRFGHYMTSAEFSSQEGVWIVKVKRKDQKSLTTFRSRFLLMSTGYYDYDNGYTPEFKGTEEFQGQIIHPQQWPENLDYSGKKVVVIGSGATAVTLIPAMAQDVEHITMLQRSPSYVMAAPSTDSIANALNRVFSPQRAFDLIRRKNIALTRGVYNLSRRFPKLMRRFLISDVQRNLPKDFDVATHFSPKYNPWDERLCVVPDGDMFKAISTGKASVVTDHIERFTKDGILLKSGKTLEADIIVTATGLNAVAFSKTQLIVDGKKINYPDTTIFKSMMLSDVPNFAFAFGYTNLAWTLKVDLVWKHFCRLLDYMDENKYGTFTPVISNKNMKRIPFVDLNSGYIQRSIAQFPMAGTQGPWIVKQDYKFDLERLHKGSVFDKELLFSNPQIKKKLHVITEEPLTAQIKIQA from the coding sequence ATGAGTACATCAAATCAAAATACTATTATTGATGTTTTAATTATCGGTGCAGGGATCTCAGGTATTAGTGCAGCCTACCATTTAAAAAAATATAGACCGAATACAACATTCACTATGCTAGAAGGCCGTGATGAAATTGGAGGCACATGGAGCCTGTTCCGTTATCCAGGTATTCGCTCAGATTCAGACATGCAATCTTTTGCATTTGGCTTTAAGCCTTGGACCAATAAAAGGGTTTTTGGCAGTGCTCAAATGATCTGTGATTATTTACAAGAAACCATTACTGAGAACGACATTGAATCTCATATTCGATTTGGTCACTATATGACAAGTGCCGAATTCTCATCACAAGAAGGCGTTTGGATAGTTAAAGTAAAACGTAAAGATCAAAAAAGTTTAACTACTTTCCGTTCACGTTTCTTACTGATGAGTACAGGTTATTATGACTATGATAACGGTTATACACCTGAGTTTAAGGGAACCGAGGAATTTCAAGGACAAATCATCCATCCTCAACAATGGCCAGAGAACCTAGATTATTCTGGCAAAAAAGTCGTGGTCATTGGTAGTGGTGCTACAGCTGTTACCTTAATTCCAGCGATGGCTCAGGATGTTGAGCACATCACGATGCTTCAAAGATCGCCAAGTTATGTCATGGCTGCCCCAAGTACAGATTCAATCGCGAACGCGCTCAATCGTGTTTTCTCACCACAACGTGCTTTCGATCTTATTCGCCGTAAAAATATTGCCTTGACTCGAGGCGTCTACAATTTGAGTCGTCGCTTTCCGAAGCTCATGCGTCGCTTTTTAATCTCAGATGTACAACGAAACCTACCAAAAGACTTTGATGTCGCCACTCATTTTTCACCCAAATACAATCCATGGGATGAACGCTTATGTGTTGTACCAGACGGAGATATGTTTAAAGCAATTTCTACTGGAAAAGCTTCTGTAGTAACCGATCATATCGAGCGTTTTACCAAAGATGGCATTTTACTTAAATCGGGTAAAACATTAGAAGCCGATATTATTGTGACCGCAACAGGTCTAAACGCAGTCGCATTTAGTAAGACTCAATTAATTGTGGACGGGAAAAAAATTAATTACCCAGATACCACTATTTTCAAGTCAATGATGCTCTCTGATGTTCCTAACTTCGCCTTTGCATTTGGCTATACCAATCTTGCATGGACTTTAAAAGTTGATTTGGTCTGGAAACACTTTTGTAGATTACTGGATTACATGGATGAAAATAAATATGGAACATTCACGCCTGTAATTAGTAATAAAAACATGAAACGTATTCCATTTGTAGATTTGAACTCAGGCTACATCCAACGAAGCATTGCACAATTTCCAATGGCAGGTACACAAGGCCCATGGATTGTAAAACAAGATTATAAATTCGATCTTGAACGACTCCATAAAGGTTCTGTGTTTGATAAAGAGTTGCTGTTTTCAAATCCTCAAATCAAGAAAAAACTCCACGTCATCACAGAAGAACCTCTGACAGCACAAATAAAAATCCAAGCTTAA
- a CDS encoding VF530 family DNA-binding protein, with product MSASNDPLHGKKLADILDELLDYYGGFEGLSRKIEIRCFCIDPSVKSSLRFLRTTPWAREKVESLYLYVLRQKAKQKS from the coding sequence ATGAGCGCCTCCAATGACCCTTTACACGGCAAAAAACTTGCTGACATTTTGGATGAATTATTGGATTACTACGGTGGATTCGAAGGCTTAAGCCGTAAAATTGAAATTAGATGTTTTTGCATAGATCCAAGTGTTAAATCATCATTACGATTCTTACGTACCACACCATGGGCACGTGAAAAAGTAGAAAGCTTATATTTGTATGTCTTACGCCAAAAAGCAAAACAGAAATCGTAG
- the adeS gene encoding two-component sensor histidine kinase AdeS — protein MKNKLGINKQFFIAFSMVNLSITLLSVFIGYVVYNYAIDHGWISLSSLQGDFTDFHLIDWIWLGTVILCGSIISLIIGMQLAKRFIVPINSLADAVNKISDGDLSARADDKKIHSTEISTLILNFNDMAQKLESSVQNAQVWNAAIAHELRTPITILQGRLQGIVDGIFKAEPELIRSLLNQVEGLSHLVEDLRTLSLFENKQLKLNIESVDFLRCVEKVILMFDEKLKQANLTVNYDISNDLVTCDARRMEQVLIALIDNAIRYSNPGVLKIKSSVQQEYWTLEIVDEGPGIPAEYQKELFNPFYRVEQSRNKALGGTGLGLAVVQAIVLAHAGTIRYENRAPNSAFIIQLKTTI, from the coding sequence ATGAAAAATAAATTAGGGATTAATAAGCAGTTTTTTATTGCTTTTAGCATGGTGAATTTAAGCATCACTTTATTGTCTGTATTTATAGGCTATGTCGTTTATAACTATGCAATTGATCATGGCTGGATTTCATTAAGTTCCCTGCAAGGAGACTTTACAGATTTCCATCTGATTGACTGGATTTGGCTAGGTACAGTTATTTTATGTGGTTCAATTATTTCTTTAATCATTGGAATGCAGTTAGCAAAAAGATTTATTGTACCGATTAATTCATTGGCAGACGCTGTTAACAAAATTAGTGATGGTGATTTGTCTGCTCGGGCAGATGATAAAAAAATCCATTCTACCGAGATTTCTACTCTAATTTTAAATTTTAATGATATGGCTCAAAAGCTTGAGAGTTCTGTACAAAATGCGCAAGTATGGAATGCTGCTATTGCCCACGAATTAAGAACACCCATCACAATTTTGCAAGGCAGATTACAAGGGATTGTAGATGGAATCTTTAAAGCTGAGCCAGAACTCATTCGAAGTTTGTTGAACCAAGTAGAAGGGTTATCGCATTTAGTAGAAGACTTGAGAACGTTGAGTTTATTTGAAAATAAACAGCTTAAGTTAAATATTGAGTCAGTTGATTTTTTAAGATGTGTTGAAAAAGTCATACTGATGTTTGATGAAAAACTTAAACAGGCAAATCTTACTGTAAATTATGATATTTCTAATGACCTTGTAACTTGCGATGCAAGACGTATGGAGCAAGTTCTAATTGCTTTGATTGATAATGCAATTAGATACTCTAATCCCGGAGTTTTGAAAATTAAGTCTTCAGTTCAGCAAGAATACTGGACATTAGAAATCGTAGATGAAGGTCCAGGAATTCCCGCTGAATATCAAAAAGAATTATTCAATCCTTTTTATAGAGTAGAGCAGTCTAGGAATAAAGCTTTGGGAGGGACGGGGTTAGGTCTGGCAGTCGTGCAAGCTATTGTGTTAGCTCATGCAGGCACAATTCGATATGAAAATCGGGCTCCTAATAGCGCTTTTATCATTCAATTAAAAACAACGATCTAA
- a CDS encoding MFS transporter, which yields MKEVALSDLINQQKVGCYQKFILFTCLLLMIMDGYDIQSMAYAAPMIIEEWGVHKTMLGVVFSASLFGLFVGSFLLSSLSDRFGRRPILLISTFMFSILMLVTPHVGNIEQLTAIRFVTGIFLGGIMPNVMAYSSEIVPYKSRIFTMMVISCGYTVGAMLGGGISALLVPWGGWQAIFYFGGIVPLIIFFITFFKLPESLYFLSENSKNTPKILFCLKKFYPALTFNSEMKIINTAEVQVKKSPLELFKNKRAFFTYSIWIISILNMISLYFLANWLPTLSKESGLSLNQALMIGSTLQLGGTIGSIVMGLKIDKTGFYKVLIPVFWVAVISVALIGYAVSHIVLLFIIIFIAGFAIVGGQPAINALSASYYPVSLRTTGVGWSIGIARLGSVIGPLFGGYLSQFLVITHLFVIAAIPSLFVIIMLMIQVKYRS from the coding sequence ATGAAAGAAGTTGCATTAAGTGATTTGATCAATCAGCAGAAGGTTGGATGCTATCAGAAATTTATTTTGTTTACCTGTTTATTGCTGATGATTATGGATGGGTATGACATTCAGTCTATGGCTTACGCAGCCCCAATGATTATAGAAGAATGGGGCGTTCATAAAACCATGTTAGGCGTTGTGTTTAGCGCCAGCTTATTTGGTTTGTTTGTTGGATCATTTTTATTGAGTTCACTTTCTGACCGTTTTGGCCGCCGTCCAATATTACTGATCTCAACCTTTATGTTCTCCATATTGATGCTAGTGACACCACATGTCGGCAATATTGAGCAATTGACTGCAATCCGTTTTGTTACAGGAATTTTTTTAGGAGGTATTATGCCAAATGTCATGGCTTATAGCTCCGAAATTGTTCCATATAAATCTCGTATTTTCACCATGATGGTTATTTCTTGTGGTTATACGGTCGGAGCAATGTTGGGAGGAGGCATATCAGCCTTATTAGTTCCTTGGGGAGGATGGCAGGCGATTTTCTATTTTGGCGGTATTGTTCCTTTAATTATTTTCTTTATCACGTTCTTTAAGTTACCAGAGTCTTTATATTTTTTAAGTGAAAATAGCAAAAACACACCCAAGATTTTGTTTTGTTTAAAGAAATTTTATCCTGCATTAACTTTCAATTCAGAGATGAAAATCATCAATACTGCTGAAGTTCAGGTTAAGAAGTCACCGCTTGAGTTATTTAAAAATAAGCGTGCGTTTTTTACCTATTCTATCTGGATCATCAGTATTTTAAACATGATCAGTCTCTATTTTCTGGCGAACTGGCTACCGACTTTGTCCAAAGAGTCAGGGCTTTCATTAAATCAGGCATTAATGATCGGCTCTACCTTACAATTGGGCGGTACGATTGGTAGTATTGTGATGGGCCTTAAAATCGATAAGACTGGATTTTATAAAGTATTAATTCCTGTTTTTTGGGTTGCAGTGATTAGTGTTGCTTTAATTGGCTATGCTGTTAGCCATATTGTTTTATTATTCATCATCATTTTCATTGCGGGCTTTGCAATTGTTGGTGGGCAACCTGCCATTAATGCGCTGTCTGCAAGTTATTACCCAGTTTCACTTCGTACCACTGGGGTGGGCTGGAGTATTGGGATTGCCCGTTTGGGTTCGGTCATTGGGCCGTTATTTGGGGGCTATCTTTCTCAATTTCTGGTCATTACCCATTTATTTGTGATTGCTGCGATCCCTTCGTTGTTCGTTATTATCATGCTGATGATTCAGGTGAAGTATCGGTCATAA
- a CDS encoding phytanoyl-CoA dioxygenase family protein, translated as MSLVKLSKDTQIDEIVSIIKRDGGVIIENFLNDEITQDIYQTLSKQLELIPDGEDDYFAGTKTRRMSRLFARLPQMPLVAMNPLFLDTAKAILQTPLHAWSGENKIELCPDIQVGVTQAIQIWPGQKAQPLHRDDTVWMWRHPVYGREARVQIMFAVTDFTEENGATRVIPASHLWDDQRVPKEEETIPAEMKAGDALIWIGSTYHGGGANVSHEPRIGLTMSYDLGFLRQEENHYLSLSSETVKNFPDELKGLLGWNMSTTFVGFVEHDGKMMNPIDMLNVQNFKTSGII; from the coding sequence ATGTCACTCGTTAAATTAAGCAAAGATACACAAATCGATGAAATCGTTTCGATTATTAAAAGAGATGGTGGTGTCATTATTGAAAATTTTTTAAATGATGAAATCACCCAAGATATTTATCAAACCTTATCTAAGCAATTAGAGTTGATTCCAGACGGCGAAGATGATTATTTTGCTGGTACAAAAACTCGTCGAATGAGTCGTTTATTTGCCCGCTTACCACAAATGCCTTTAGTTGCAATGAATCCGCTATTTTTGGACACTGCAAAAGCAATTCTTCAAACGCCGCTACACGCATGGAGTGGTGAAAATAAAATTGAATTATGCCCCGACATTCAGGTGGGTGTGACACAAGCCATTCAAATTTGGCCAGGTCAAAAGGCTCAGCCCTTACATCGTGATGATACCGTATGGATGTGGCGACACCCTGTGTATGGACGTGAAGCTAGAGTACAAATTATGTTTGCTGTGACTGATTTTACCGAAGAAAACGGTGCTACTCGCGTTATTCCTGCAAGTCATTTATGGGATGATCAAAGAGTACCTAAAGAAGAGGAAACAATACCAGCCGAAATGAAAGCTGGTGATGCTTTAATATGGATTGGTTCTACCTACCACGGCGGTGGAGCAAATGTAAGTCATGAGCCTCGTATTGGTTTAACGATGTCTTACGATCTCGGGTTCCTTCGTCAAGAAGAAAACCATTATTTATCTCTATCGTCTGAAACAGTTAAAAACTTTCCAGATGAGTTAAAAGGTTTGTTGGGCTGGAATATGAGTACGACATTTGTTGGATTTGTAGAACACGACGGGAAAATGATGAACCCAATAGATATGTTAAATGTTCAAAATTTTAAAACGTCTGGAATCATTTAA
- a CDS encoding outer membrane protein transport protein has translation MEKSLSMDCAELRAHLEIVKNTFGNDPNKYFFSRKFQVKSGLMIFSVIGICFSSYSHASALDQSGQSILPFLEAGNYAEANAFAVDPSVSGVVHDRPDLVRPNQSRDTGNIGQDNQFYTAALKLQLTDQFSFGLLYDQPFAAKTAYPLLPNNSYSDDASREGTSVNVKSQNLSFILGYSPIKNFQVYGGPVYQTVEGDVSFRGMAYTEAFNGYNAKFKEKGELGWLVGGSYQIPEIALKAAVTYRSKIKYDFQVDENIFGEPLQYTAPAKTKVETPQSVNIDFQTGIAEKTLAYMSLRWVNWKKFNIRPVQYNALTANYMDTLTGGAYKQGIDLDSYQKDQYTVTLGLGRQLTDRWSIASDMGWDSGTGNPASTLGPMKGYWSFGLGAQFNPTPNYFIAAGVKYFWLGNTKAEGGGYYLPIEGIKEFSEQAEFKNNHAIAYALKFGYRF, from the coding sequence ATGGAAAAATCTCTAAGCATGGATTGTGCTGAGTTAAGAGCGCACTTGGAAATCGTAAAAAATACTTTCGGAAACGACCCAAATAAATATTTCTTTAGCCGAAAATTTCAGGTGAAATCTGGGTTAATGATATTTAGCGTAATTGGTATTTGTTTTAGTAGTTATAGTCACGCTTCAGCACTTGACCAGTCTGGGCAGTCAATACTGCCATTTTTAGAGGCTGGTAATTATGCAGAAGCAAATGCTTTCGCTGTTGATCCTTCTGTTTCTGGTGTAGTTCATGATCGTCCAGATCTTGTTCGACCTAACCAGAGTCGCGATACTGGAAATATTGGGCAAGATAATCAATTTTATACTGCTGCATTAAAGCTACAACTTACAGACCAATTCAGTTTTGGTTTACTTTACGATCAGCCTTTTGCTGCAAAAACAGCTTATCCACTTCTTCCTAATAATAGTTATTCAGATGATGCCAGCCGTGAAGGTACTTCTGTAAATGTAAAAAGCCAAAATTTAAGTTTTATTTTGGGTTATTCACCTATTAAAAACTTTCAAGTTTATGGCGGACCTGTCTATCAAACTGTAGAAGGAGATGTCTCTTTCAGAGGAATGGCATATACCGAAGCTTTTAATGGATACAATGCTAAATTTAAAGAAAAGGGAGAATTGGGTTGGCTCGTAGGAGGAAGTTATCAAATTCCTGAGATTGCGCTTAAAGCGGCTGTAACTTACCGTTCAAAAATTAAATATGATTTTCAAGTAGATGAAAACATCTTTGGTGAGCCATTACAATACACTGCGCCAGCAAAGACAAAAGTCGAAACGCCTCAATCAGTAAATATCGATTTTCAAACTGGTATTGCTGAAAAGACGCTTGCTTATATGAGTCTGAGATGGGTGAATTGGAAAAAATTTAATATTCGTCCAGTGCAATACAATGCTCTTACTGCAAACTATATGGATACATTAACTGGAGGAGCATACAAACAAGGCATTGATTTGGATTCTTACCAGAAAGATCAATATACAGTGACTCTGGGACTGGGACGTCAGTTAACTGACCGTTGGAGCATTGCATCTGATATGGGGTGGGACTCAGGTACGGGTAATCCTGCTTCAACGCTTGGACCAATGAAAGGCTATTGGTCTTTTGGTCTTGGTGCTCAATTTAACCCAACGCCTAACTATTTTATTGCTGCTGGCGTAAAATATTTCTGGTTAGGAAATACTAAAGCTGAAGGTGGTGGCTATTATTTACCAATCGAAGGTATAAAAGAGTTTTCAGAGCAGGCTGAGTTTAAAAATAATCACGCAATTGCATATGCATTAAAATTTGGATATCGGTTTTAA
- a CDS encoding alpha/beta hydrolase — protein sequence MENIKFISKGVTCSAWYIPSTSEEFMTSEGRPCIVMATGFGGTKDTGLLDFAEPFSQAGFDTFVFDYRGFGESAGLPRQHVSYINQREDYHAAIAAARSLPFVDQDRIVLWGTSYSGGHVVVVAAQDPKVSAVISMNPATDGLAALKQVFQYGGIKQITTAIGHGIKDLIHAIAQRPPHLIPIVGQPGTAAMISTPGAEESYTAMAGPTWRNEVCARAALEVSYNRPVTFAKKVKCPTLIQVGSNDQIAPPDPARKTASLIQGPSKLLEYPIDHFDFYTESWHSAVLNDQISFLRKTLAPQTNSNESL from the coding sequence ATGGAAAATATTAAATTTATAAGCAAAGGAGTTACCTGTTCTGCATGGTATATCCCTTCAACTTCAGAAGAGTTTATGACCTCTGAAGGCCGACCTTGCATTGTTATGGCAACAGGCTTTGGTGGTACAAAAGATACAGGATTGTTAGATTTTGCCGAGCCGTTCAGCCAAGCAGGTTTTGATACATTCGTATTTGATTATCGTGGATTTGGCGAGTCAGCAGGCTTACCTAGACAACATGTATCCTATATTAACCAACGTGAGGATTATCATGCAGCGATCGCAGCTGCACGAAGTTTACCATTCGTTGATCAAGATCGAATTGTACTATGGGGTACTTCGTATTCGGGTGGTCATGTCGTTGTAGTTGCTGCACAAGATCCTAAAGTATCAGCAGTTATATCCATGAATCCTGCTACAGATGGTTTAGCAGCTTTAAAACAAGTTTTCCAATATGGAGGGATAAAGCAAATAACAACGGCTATCGGTCATGGCATAAAGGATTTAATTCATGCCATAGCACAACGCCCTCCGCATCTTATTCCAATTGTTGGGCAACCTGGTACCGCTGCCATGATTAGTACCCCAGGTGCTGAAGAAAGTTATACCGCAATGGCAGGTCCCACTTGGCGTAATGAAGTCTGTGCTCGTGCAGCTCTGGAAGTCTCATACAACCGACCAGTTACTTTTGCAAAAAAAGTTAAGTGCCCTACTTTAATTCAAGTCGGTTCTAATGACCAAATTGCACCACCTGACCCAGCTCGAAAAACAGCAAGTCTGATTCAAGGGCCTTCTAAACTACTCGAATATCCAATTGATCATTTTGATTTCTATACGGAATCTTGGCATAGCGCGGTACTCAATGATCAGATTAGTTTCTTGAGGAAGACTCTTGCTCCACAAACAAATAGCAATGAGAGTTTATAA
- a CDS encoding AdeA/AdeI family multidrug efflux RND transporter periplasmic adaptor subunit has product MQKHLLLPLFLSIGLVIQGCSSEEKKPVEAPPAKVSVLSLKPQSVNFSENLPARVHAFRTAEIRPQVGGIIEKVLFTQGSEVKAGQALYKINSETFQADVRSNQASLNKAEAEVARLKVQLERYQQLLPSNAISKQEVSNAQAEYRQALADVAQMKALLARQNLNLQYATVRAPISGRIGQSFVTEGALVSQGDTNTLATIQQIDKVYVDVKQSISEYERLQTALQNGELSANSDKTVRISNSHGQLYNVSAKMLFEDINVDPETGDVTIRIEVNNPERKLLPGMYVRVNIDRASVPQALLVPSQAIQRNNNGDPQVYVINAKGLADIRPIELGQQYEQFYLVNKGLKVGDKVIVEGVDRIKPNQKLEITNWKAPSTQGAQ; this is encoded by the coding sequence ATGCAAAAGCATCTTTTACTTCCATTATTTTTATCTATTGGACTGGTGATCCAAGGTTGTAGCTCTGAAGAGAAGAAACCAGTTGAGGCACCTCCTGCTAAGGTAAGTGTCTTAAGTCTTAAGCCGCAATCGGTTAATTTTAGCGAGAATCTCCCAGCTCGTGTTCATGCCTTCCGTACTGCTGAAATACGCCCACAAGTTGGGGGCATTATCGAAAAAGTATTATTTACTCAAGGTAGTGAAGTTAAAGCCGGACAAGCCTTATACAAAATTAACTCTGAAACCTTTCAAGCAGACGTTAGAAGTAATCAGGCATCTTTAAATAAAGCTGAAGCAGAGGTAGCTCGCCTAAAAGTTCAATTAGAACGCTATCAACAACTTTTACCAAGTAATGCCATTAGTAAACAAGAAGTGAGTAATGCACAGGCTGAATATCGCCAAGCTTTAGCTGATGTCGCACAAATGAAAGCTTTATTGGCACGTCAAAACCTTAATTTGCAATATGCAACCGTACGTGCGCCTATTTCTGGTCGTATTGGTCAATCCTTTGTAACTGAAGGTGCCTTAGTGAGCCAAGGCGATACCAATACTCTGGCAACCATACAACAGATTGATAAAGTTTATGTGGATGTCAAGCAATCGATCAGTGAGTACGAGCGCTTACAAACCGCATTACAAAACGGCGAATTATCTGCCAATAGCGATAAAACCGTTCGTATTTCTAATAGCCATGGTCAGCTCTACAACGTCAGCGCAAAAATGTTGTTTGAAGATATTAATGTAGATCCGGAAACAGGCGACGTCACGATTCGTATCGAAGTGAACAACCCTGAACGGAAGCTGCTTCCTGGAATGTACGTGCGTGTCAATATTGACCGTGCATCGGTACCTCAAGCCCTCCTTGTGCCGTCTCAAGCAATCCAACGTAATAACAATGGTGATCCACAAGTGTATGTCATCAATGCTAAGGGTTTAGCAGATATCCGCCCGATTGAACTTGGACAGCAATATGAACAGTTCTACTTAGTCAATAAGGGCCTCAAAGTAGGTGACAAAGTCATCGTTGAGGGAGTTGACCGTATTAAACCTAATCAAAAGCTTGAAATAACGAATTGGAAAGCCCCTAGTACTCAAGGAGCTCAATGA